Within Deltaproteobacteria bacterium, the genomic segment AACAAGGTCGGTGCTGCAGTAGCTGCAGTACGTCGGGCAGGCGCAGTTCACACTCTTGACACCATGAATCATTTTTTCCTTAGTGGAGAGATGATCATTGTTGGTCGGAGTATCGGTATTGGCAGGGAAAAGGGAGAAGTGGAAAAGGATGAAGAGGGTATGCAGCTTGTGAAATCACTCGGGCAAAGGATGGGCTGGTTGCTAAAAAAAATCCATGGGTAATTGCGGGATTCTGGCAAAAAAGAGAAGGTTGAGAACCGAAACTTTAAAGCGAGGGTCGAAAAGCTTATTTTACAGTTAAGCAAGAGCCAAGAGCAGAATTGAGCCCTTGATATGACTAAAGCAACCTGTCAATAGACCGGAGGTTTCTGAGGAATGGCTGGATGTGAAGAACTATATTAAATTCCTTCAGAGCCACCGTCCCCTCTAACCAGCGGACTATTTGGCCCTTTGTAGGAAAATTATAGAGAGGGAGTAACAAAAAAGAAAGGAGCATAATATGGCCTGGCCTGAAAAGGGAGAAGAGGATTTAAAAAGAGAACA encodes:
- a CDS encoding flavodoxin family protein; translation: ANEYIEKMLGADGIILGSPVYFNDVTSEMKALIDRAGFVSRANGRMFKNKVGAAVAAVRRAGAVHTLDTMNHFFLSGEMIIVGRSIGIGREKGEVEKDEEGMQLVKSLGQRMGWLLKKIHG